From the genome of Thermoanaerobaculia bacterium, one region includes:
- a CDS encoding NADH-quinone oxidoreductase subunit B, translating to MPSGSADFFTTRLDNLVAWARKNSLWPLPFGTACCAIEYMSIVSSHYDLARFGAEVVRFSPRQADLLIVAGTVVDKLAPVLRK from the coding sequence ATGCCTTCCGGCTCCGCGGACTTCTTCACGACCCGTCTGGACAACCTCGTCGCGTGGGCGCGCAAGAACTCCCTGTGGCCCCTCCCGTTCGGCACCGCCTGCTGCGCCATCGAATACATGTCGATCGTCTCCTCTCATTACGACCTGGCGCGCTTCGGGGCCGAGGTCGTGCGCTTCTCGCCGCGCCAGGCCGACCTCCTGATCGTCGCCGGCACGGTCGTCGACAAGCTCGCGCCCGTCCTCCGGAAGA
- a CDS encoding CoA-binding protein: MSDPVCELPKKNASTEEIRRLLSEAKTIAVVGLSDDPARDSHRIAAYLQDRGYRVIPVNPRVGEVLGEKAYPDLASVPVPIDIVDVFRRVEAIPAIVDEAIAAGAKAVWMQLGLAHNASAEKARAAGLDVVMNKCIMVEHRRLGP, translated from the coding sequence ATGAGCGATCCCGTATGCGAGCTGCCGAAGAAGAACGCGTCGACCGAGGAGATCCGCCGGCTGCTCTCGGAGGCGAAGACGATCGCCGTCGTCGGGCTGTCGGACGATCCCGCGCGCGACAGCCACCGAATCGCGGCGTACCTGCAGGACCGGGGCTACCGCGTGATCCCCGTCAACCCGAGAGTCGGGGAAGTCCTCGGGGAAAAGGCGTATCCCGACCTCGCGAGCGTGCCGGTGCCGATCGACATCGTCGACGTGTTCCGCCGCGTCGAGGCGATCCCCGCGATCGTCGACGAGGCGATCGCGGCCGGCGCGAAGGCCGTCTGGATGCAGCTCGGCCTCGCCCACAACGCCTCGGCCGAGAAGGCGCGCGCCGCGGGGCTCGACGTCGTGATGAACAAGTGCATCATGGTCGAGCACCGGAGGCTCGGGCCCTGA